The Virgibacillus sp. SK37 region TATCCTGGTAGAGCTGCAGAAGAACGTGGTCAAAGTGAAGCGATCGCCAGAAACCTCATGGAGATGGCCGGACTAACGGTTCCTATTGTTTGTGTAGTTATCGGTGAGGGCGGAAGTGGAGGCGCGCTTGCGCTTGGAGTTGGTGATCACATTCATATGTTGGAGAATTCTACATACTCAGTTATTTCTCCGGAAGGTGCAGCTGCTCTGTTGTGGAAGGATTCTGGGCAAGCAAAGAAAGCTGCTGAAACCATGAAAATTACCTCCTATGATTTGAAAGAACTAGGTGTTATTGATACGATTATTCAAGAACCCAAAGGGGGAGCTCATCGAGATCTGGAACAGCAGGCCAAAAATATGGATGAAGTTCTGGAGAAATCGTTGCAGCAATTAGAAGGATATTCAAAAGATGAACTACTTGAGCAAAGATGGGAAAAGTACAAGAAGATCGGTGATTATAAGTTAGATCAATCAATGGACTTGTGATCTTCAAAGAGGCTGACATATTGTTAGTCTCTTTCTCTGTTGAAAGTAAATCATTTCTTCCTTATCTACTTTAGATAGTGGTCCCACCTTTCGCAATTCGTCCTTTAAAATATGCTATTGATTGCTATTTTAACGTTTTCGTTTTATCTTTAAGTAAGGAACATTAAACTAGAAAATCCGCTCAACAGAGGTGAATTTAATAATGAAACGAATTGGAGTTCTAACTAGTGGTGGGGATGCTCCAGGTATGAATGCTGCTATTAGAGCAGTAGTCAGAAAAGCAATTTTTCATGATTTAGAAGTGTATGGTATAAAATATGGTTACCAAGGTCTTATGGAGGGAAATATCTTTAAAATGGAGGTAGGCTCTGTAGGTGATATTATTCACCGTGGTGGTACTATGCTCTATTCTGCCAGAAGTGATGAATTTAAAACGCCTGAGGGACAAGCACGGGGAATCCAACAACTGGAAAAGTTTGGAATAGAAGGGTTAATTGTCATTGGTGGTGACGGGAGTTTTCGCGGAGCCCAAAAGCTAACCGAGAGAGGTTATCCTTGTATAGGAGTTCCTGGAACAATTGATAATGATATAGCCGGGACTGATTTTACCATCGGCTTTGATACTGCACTAAACACTGTTATTGAAGCTATTGATAAAATCCGTGATACAGCTACCTCCCATGAAAGGACCTATGTAATAGAAGTTATGGGTCGCGATGCTGGTGATTTGGCTTTATGGGCCGGACTGGCAGATGGAGCAGAGAGTATACTTATTCCAGAAAGAAAGGATGATTTCTCGGAAGTCATTCAAAAGCTGCAACGAGGACGTGAAAGAGGCAAGAAGCATAGTATCATTGTACTTGCCGAAGGTGTTGGTTCCGGATTCAAGTACGGTGAACGTATTCATCAAGCAACAAGCCTGGAAACACGTGTAACCGTGCTAGGACACATTCAGCGAGGTGGTTCGCCCACTGCTTCTGACCGGGTGCTGGCCAGTAGGCTGGGAGCATATGCAGTTGATTTATTATTAGCTGGAAAAGCCGGTAGAACCGTTGGTATTCAAAACAATCATTTAGTTGATCACGACATCCTCGAAGTGTTGAAAAAACAACATACAATTAATGAAGACATGTACAAGTTATCACAAGAGCTTTCGATCTAAACAGGTGTAGGAAAGGATGTTTATCATGAGAAATACCAAAATAGTATGTACGATTGGCCCAGCCTCTGAATCGGTAGAAAAATTAGAGAAGTTAATTGAGGCAGGTATGAATGTCGCCCGACTTAACTTTTCTCATGGAGATTTTGAGGAGCACGGAGCAAGAATTCAAAACATAAGGCAGGCTGCCGAAAACACAGGAAAAACGGTGGCAATTCTTTTGGATACAAAGGGACCGGAAATTAGAACTGGTAATTTCAAAAATGGCCAGGCGGAAATTGAGAGAAACAGTACTGTCTACGTAGCTATGAAAGAAACCGAGGGTACTGCAGAGCGATTTTCTGTGACATATGAAGGCCTAATAAATGATGTACATGCCGGTTCGAAAATACTTTTGGATGATGGATTAATTGAATTAGAGGTAAAAGAAATTGATCACGAAAACCAGGAGTTAAAAACCGTAGCTTTAAATAGTGGGTTAATTAAAAATAAAAAAGGTGTTAATGTACCAAACGTGTCGGTTAATTTACCTGGGATTACAGACAAAGATTCCAAGGATATTGAGTTTGGAATCGAGCAAGGCATTGACTTTATTGCTGCTTCATTTGTGAGACGCCCATCTGATATTCTTGAAATACAGGAGTTGCTTGAAAAGCATGATGCTACTCATATTAACATTATACCTAAGATTGAGAACCAGGAGGGTGTTGATAATATAGATAGTATCCTGGAAGTAAGTGATGGCTTGATGGTTGCACGAGGTGACCTAGGTGTTGAGATTCCTGCGGAAGATGTGCCATTAGTCCAAAAAAGGTTAATTAAAAAATGCAATACGGCAGGTAAGCCAGTTATTACCGCTACTCAAATGCTTGATTCCATGCAAAGAAACCCTCGTCCTACTAGAGCGGAGGCTTCCGATGTAGCTAACGCTATTTTTGACGGAACAGACGCCATTATGCTTTCAGGGGAAACAGCAGCAGGAGAATATCCTGTAGAGTCTGTGCAAACAATGCATAATATTGCAGTAAAGGCAGAAACGGGGCTTGATCACAATTCCATCCTAAAGGACCGGTCAAAACATGTAGACATGACCATTACCGATGCGATTAGCCAATCTGTAACACATTCAGCTATGAATTTAGCAGTGAGTGCGATAATTACTCCAACGGAAAGTGGACATACAGCTCGGATGATTTCAAAATATAGACCGAAAGCTCCAATTATTGCTGTCACTTTTTCCGATATCGTTAACCGCAGACTATCTTTGGTGTGGGGCGTGCAAGCTGTCATGGGAGGTAAAGCTCACTCGACTGATGAAATGCTTGATATAGCAATTGACCGTGGATTAAGTACCGGGTTGGTAGAACACGGAAGCCGAGTAATCATTACAGCTGGTGTGCCTGTAGGAGAAAGTGGTACAACTAATCTTATGAAAGTTCATGTGATCGGTGATATTATTGCAAAAGGTCAAGGTATTGGCAGACGTACTGCTTATGGAAAAGCAATTAGTGCTAAAAACAGTAAAGAAGCCATCGAGAAGTTGAACGAAGGAGATATTCTCGTTACCTATGGCACAGATCGTGACATGATGCCTGCTATAGAAAAAGCAGGAGGTATTGTTACGGAAGAAGGCGGGCTAACCTCCCATGCGGCAGTGGTTGGTTTGAGTTTGGGTATCCCAGTCATTGTTGGTGTAAAGGATGTATTTGATACAATTGAGGATGGTCAAGATATAACTATTGATGGGACTAAAGGAGATATATATAAAGGTCATACAAAAGTCTTGTAAGGTTTTATAAGAAAAAGAAGGGAATTCCCTTCTTTTTCTTTAATTATTGAAGGAAAGAAGAGGTGAGATCATGCGTTGGTTAATGCTAACCTTATTAGTTTTGTCTGCACTGGAGATCGG contains the following coding sequences:
- the accA gene encoding acetyl-CoA carboxylase carboxyl transferase subunit alpha — encoded protein: MKQILDFEKPIVNLREKIAELKNFTQDSDIDLSEEISTLEKRLSKLEEDIYGNLKPWDRVLMARHQDRPTTLEYIENLFTDFIEFHGDRLFGDDEAIVAGIAYYKEKPITVIGHQRGKGTKENIRRNFGMPHPEGYRKALRHMKQAEKFNRPIICFIDTKGAYPGRAAEERGQSEAIARNLMEMAGLTVPIVCVVIGEGGSGGALALGVGDHIHMLENSTYSVISPEGAAALLWKDSGQAKKAAETMKITSYDLKELGVIDTIIQEPKGGAHRDLEQQAKNMDEVLEKSLQQLEGYSKDELLEQRWEKYKKIGDYKLDQSMDL
- the pfkA gene encoding 6-phosphofructokinase, encoding MKRIGVLTSGGDAPGMNAAIRAVVRKAIFHDLEVYGIKYGYQGLMEGNIFKMEVGSVGDIIHRGGTMLYSARSDEFKTPEGQARGIQQLEKFGIEGLIVIGGDGSFRGAQKLTERGYPCIGVPGTIDNDIAGTDFTIGFDTALNTVIEAIDKIRDTATSHERTYVIEVMGRDAGDLALWAGLADGAESILIPERKDDFSEVIQKLQRGRERGKKHSIIVLAEGVGSGFKYGERIHQATSLETRVTVLGHIQRGGSPTASDRVLASRLGAYAVDLLLAGKAGRTVGIQNNHLVDHDILEVLKKQHTINEDMYKLSQELSI
- the pyk gene encoding pyruvate kinase, coding for MRNTKIVCTIGPASESVEKLEKLIEAGMNVARLNFSHGDFEEHGARIQNIRQAAENTGKTVAILLDTKGPEIRTGNFKNGQAEIERNSTVYVAMKETEGTAERFSVTYEGLINDVHAGSKILLDDGLIELEVKEIDHENQELKTVALNSGLIKNKKGVNVPNVSVNLPGITDKDSKDIEFGIEQGIDFIAASFVRRPSDILEIQELLEKHDATHINIIPKIENQEGVDNIDSILEVSDGLMVARGDLGVEIPAEDVPLVQKRLIKKCNTAGKPVITATQMLDSMQRNPRPTRAEASDVANAIFDGTDAIMLSGETAAGEYPVESVQTMHNIAVKAETGLDHNSILKDRSKHVDMTITDAISQSVTHSAMNLAVSAIITPTESGHTARMISKYRPKAPIIAVTFSDIVNRRLSLVWGVQAVMGGKAHSTDEMLDIAIDRGLSTGLVEHGSRVIITAGVPVGESGTTNLMKVHVIGDIIAKGQGIGRRTAYGKAISAKNSKEAIEKLNEGDILVTYGTDRDMMPAIEKAGGIVTEEGGLTSHAAVVGLSLGIPVIVGVKDVFDTIEDGQDITIDGTKGDIYKGHTKVL